The genome window TGCTGGTCAGGCAGCATACAGTTGGTTTATAGGAACGTTTTTGCCAAAAGCAactgtttgctgctgctggaaattaggtttattgaacCATGGTTAATATATAGAATATTAATTGATGCAGTTTAAAGTCTTAAACcaacaaatgacaacaaaaaataaCTTGTTCCTAGGCGTCCAGTTCATTATATCCATTATTATGttcctaaatgttttttattaaaaaactcTGAGTATAAACAGAATACATGTACCTCTCCATTAGCAAAACAGTACAGCACAGCAACCAAGAATCCCTGAAAAATGTTACACATACAAATTATGGTTAATGTTTGTTTAGGACAAAATTACTTGATATGTACGTAATCAACATCACAAGTGTTACCTGAAATGAGCTGAGGGTAAGGTTAATGAAGTTCCTGGCGTAGCGACTGTTGCCCTCCACACATTCATCTATCAGCACAGTGAAGACCACTTCATGGATTCCCAGCAGAGGAATGAGTACCAGTGTTGCTCTGGCCAAGCTGAAGGgcataaacaaaaaatacagtGGTGCATAATTATAGACTGTTCTGTTCAGGGAAAAGGTTCATACAATTTATACTGGCACATGACTCAAAGAGCAAAGGACAAAATAGAAGACAAAGTAAAGCTTTGTAAATTTATGCATGAGCTTTCCTCCCGTGGCGACATTTGTGGTAAAGAGGACAGAGCTTAAAGGCGTTACATTTGAATGTGTGCTGTATATGGGAGTGACTGACATTTAAAGTTTAACCAGCTACAAGTACAGTTTAAAGATACCAAAAACTGTTAGTGAGTTAGGGCAGGGAAAAATACTACCTGTATCTGTAGTCTGTAAATTTCACCTGATCTGCTTTCAGCttggacagcagcagcatcagaaTCTTGATGAATATGAAGAAAATGATCTGCAACACACATCCAGGGTAGATTTAAAGGAAATGCATCCGAAAATACTGCTAACTTAATGGTTGACAAGACTAAATGTGCATGAAGACATGCAAATAAGAACATCTGTCAATTACAAATGTTTACACTAAGAAATTAGTAATCAGTGATACTTGTGACTACTACAGTATACAACAGCTTCTATATCACTTGTCCTCCCAAGACAGGAAACATTAAACGCAGCATGACAGCAGAACTTACCAGCACAGATAAAGTAATCGGGCCCCTTATTATCCACCACAACCATTTGTTTACAATTGACCAGCACCTAAGTAATAAGTTTTAAAAGTCAAGCGGAGAACGGagaacattttaattaattttgttAATATGTTGTGAAATATGTATGAAAAACTCACTCTGTGTTTTCATATAAAATCTTTACCACTGTCCATGGTGTTACAAACAAAATAGGTGTTCCTAAAAAGAGAAATGCATATAAGCATAAGAGTCAACATTTtaccccaaacacacacacacacacacacacacacacacacaccatcgcgcgcacacacacacacacacacacacacacacacacacacacacacacacacacacacacacacacacacacacacacacacacaaacacacacactttattcacGGTTTACCCCATCCTAGCAGCATGTATTTCTTCAGCAGACATCCCTTAGTCAGCACAGCTGTGAAGAGCAATGTGTGGAGGAAAATGGCCTCCACCAAGAGCCAGAAGTAGTTACAGGCCACAAAGTATTCCATGCACACTTTGGAGAATTTACACATCAACGCTATCTGTTGAGAAATATGTTAATAATTGTTTGGCTGATTTAAACTAATTTCGTTATTTCACATATGCTTTGCTGTACACCAATACGTGAATAATAAGGCAGTATTTTTTATACCGCAGAGCTTGAGTAGGAGTTCCATCCAGAGTCATCCTTAGGTAGTTTGGAATACATGATGTATAATATGATTTCCTTAGCGATGATAGCCATGGCTCTCAGGATGAATGACACAAACAGATTCATGTGAATGTAGTTCCTGGTACAGTGGAGCTTCCTGTTAAGTATAGATACAGGAGCAATTTGAGGAAGGCATTGATCCATactttttttagatcaactttttattgtttttatatttttgaacatacagaacagacaaatacaattgaacaagaactccctctcccaccccccaccctctatTGATTCATACTTCCTATACAACTGAAAAAAAGCATTACTGAGGGCATACTGTATGTCATGACATAAGAGGGAATGAAAAATGATCAAGGTACATGCAACTACATGGAAatgctttctgttttttttttttttttatcttgtaaGGATTAATCATCCTCACAGTCTTGTAAACATTTCTTAATGTCTCTTCTTTCTAGTGGGATGTCTCCAATACTGTGGGACACATATGTGTTCATTTCATTAGTATAGTTTAAGCAAGTGAATATGTCCCATACCTGCTTGTCTATCAGAATGACTAAAAGAAGCTGCACCATGACAAGTGAAGGACAAATAGTGGTTTAATTGTCAGCATTTCCACTCCAGGCCAGTGAGGGCCAAAAACATGATCAGACTACATAACAGAAATGACGAGCTGTGCAAATAAGATCCAACTTGTATTAAAGTAGCAAATTATCCTTTATCTGTCCTTTATCCACACAAAATGTACTATTTTAATTGCATGCCATCAGAAACCCATCTACCCCCTGCCACTGACCTCAACATGCCCATCAGGAGAGTAGCCAGTGCGAGAGATGACAAGGACAGGGAATAGCCAATGACAGAGATGAGTCTGAGGGCTGTCTGGCGAAGCATTTCATCCTcctggacacacacaggcatgtacacacacacacacacacacacacacacacacacacacacacacacacacacacacacacactcacacacacacaccaaggttataatcgttaacgaaaatgAACGAAatgaaaactaggtgggaataAACATTGtcattaactgaaataaaaataaaaatgaggcattacaaaaaaacgataactaactaaaactgtattgtctgtttgcaaaactaactaaaataaaataaaattatagaGTAACTGTCCTtggttttcgtctttgtcaatgtcttCCATAGAACAAATATATCTATcagagttgacatttccgaGCATAGACATATATACAGTTTccgggaacccagaaattccaaCATTCCATGGCAAATTGAACACAGCATAGTCCATGGCGTCATGGCGTCAAAgcgtcctatttgattatgacttatgtgtgtcagataaaagcaagtgccttgcaatggaaggtggtaaaatatgtggaaaaTTTATTAAAGCGAAAAATCCCacaaatttgaaagtacatttgagaagtacgcacaaggaggctaacctccctcgaaacagaagctaaccccggtaacattacagggccaggcagcatgacagaggcAACtgtaggacagagaacactacagaaGTGCTTTCACCGGCGAtctgatagctgctggttagtacatTCGCAGGAACACCACAAGCGGGAGGAAGTGTGGGTTAATATTTttattgatataaaaaaaaaaaatgtatatgattTATGGAATGTctcaactgtgtgagtcgatggACTTCAAAAGtttcgccactttactcgaaccaaagttcaaaacacctgttcatgtatgtcttctttaatctatgtttatttagtttttttcctggCACACGTCACTTATACATTCTGCACTTGTGgcagcgtcttgtgtagactgttaacatatttatgaccaCATGTATATTTTacagtgttattgttgaatacattgtgaatacatatttctaaaattgtatgtttttgttgatttattattacacaatacttttctTATTGAATCTTGACCCTGACAAATAAcacatattacaaaaaagactaaaactaaaactaagcattttcaataaaaaaaactaaaaaaaactaaactaaactagcaaacccgcttttaaaactaaactgaattagaaaacaaaaattcaaaacgaaataaaaacaaaaactaatgaaaaatgcaaaactataataaccttgacacacacatacagtacgttAGTGATGCCATAATAGATCCATGTCTAATCGATGTAGCCTTCAAACTGATGGAGAAAACAACACCTCTTCAAATGTTTCAAATAAAGAGAGACATTTTCAGCTCCAACACTTAGGGTGAGCAGAACCTATGTATTTTACACCCACCTTGTCTTTGAAATAATGGTCCTCCTTACATTCTGAGTCATCCCTCCAGGGCTCAGAGGAATTCTCCCTCTGTCGCCAGCTCCCATTTTCTAAGCATTCTTGGTGTGCCCTCCTGGAGGTGTCTGCAGGTAATTTAAAGACACATtgaaatgcatgttttttttctgtcaaatgCAGTTAGATGAGAGGAGAGAAATAATTTTAACCTGTGCTGGgaaatgttgtgttgttgtttttacattattataCAACTAAATCCTAAATTGGATGGGTATGGTCACTTCTTCTAAGTGATTAattaaaactagggctgggcaatatatcgttattatatcgacatcgatatacAGGACCGGTTtggttacagtttttcccaATTGTTTCCACACCAAAATTGGAACTTGCTGTGGCCAGACCAAAATAGGAGGCGGGATGCACCCTGATTTCTTCTGTCCTACattttgcatgtgtttttgtctttttgtgatTAGAGTTTTTAAAGAATAGTCAATTTCATTTGTAATTTTTGGACagtaaaaaaaacctttatCTTACTGCATGTTTTCCTGGTTTTCTCCTCTTGGAAATGGAAAGTGGTACATGCAAAACACAAGTACTGCAATACTGCAAAATACTGCATTTTGGAAATAAATGGCAATGTTTTTGTTACTGTattgcatttgtgtgtttgttcattTATATTTGAGTAGGTATACCttaatgtagtctatatccttcgcatttcacttccgggattgctccggtgctgcaggaaattccaccggaattgtattgtattgtattttccgcttccttccgctttctttgtgtttgaatttttttttttttttttttttttttattaatatttttgacAGACAGTACAACCTATGTCACCATCACAACTAACAAGACATCGATATCATCCACTGTCCCGTTTTATGaatacagaaaaaagaaaagacaaaaaaacaacctcatatgccttacattacattacattattctaCCAGTCAAACGCTATATTGGATTGGATCAGATtgttatattcagacagacaaccCATCTATTGCCATCAGGAAGGAGCCCCAAACCTGATTAAAGATATCCTCTCTCCCCATTACTCTGTAAGTGACTCGCTCATACGTAGCCATTCTTGTCATTTGTTCAGCCCATTCTCTAAAACAACACAGAGTAGATgacttccagtgcctcaaaatTATTCTACATCCTGTTGTAGTAGCTAG of Sander lucioperca isolate FBNREF2018 chromosome 5, SLUC_FBN_1.2, whole genome shotgun sequence contains these proteins:
- the LOC116067525 gene encoding glucagon-like peptide 2 receptor, giving the protein MPTLLPTWHKRTWTTAGHTFLLAFFFVILNHKAKGSVLEGLIAKRTEYWENCNRTLATGALSETEIYCKGTFDMFVCWPHSSPGNVTVPCPSYLPWISKDTSRRAHQECLENGSWRQRENSSEPWRDDSECKEDHYFKDKEDEMLRQTALRLISVIGYSLSLSSLALATLLMGMLRKLHCTRNYIHMNLFVSFILRAMAIIAKEIILYIMYSKLPKDDSGWNSYSSSAIALMCKFSKVCMEYFVACNYFWLLVEAIFLHTLLFTAVLTKGCLLKKYMLLGWGTPILFVTPWTVVKILYENTECWSIVNKWLWWIIRGPITLSVLIIFFIFIKILMLLLSKLKADQVKFTDYRYSLARATLVLIPLLGIHEVVFTVLIDECVEGNSRYARNFINLTLSSFQGFLVAVLYCFANGEVQAELKKRWQLFLFTNHFQVRSCFQGVPLKRLWKCTRGQRPQCSPQSDSYNEGGTSTTHPHLLQVAVHGQNVGLRLGEVKGQGLKGCDTTGLDFLTRKSLSSSDGDMTLGETMEEILEESEF